A DNA window from Elusimicrobiota bacterium contains the following coding sequences:
- a CDS encoding ATP-binding protein: MARLDSLKLTIPNDLGYLDLVLAFVRKAAEKFGFQEPALGEIELAAEEAVANVIKHAFEAAEQADFDIIAERAPLGLRLIIKDRGLPFDPSLLKDYDPKQALQKDTAGLGMHLMKKVMDEVSFVNLGCEGKELHLVKRLPQKSIEEYFPGQKLEEEAGPPAAKVIQEKIPYDVRRMRREEAIEVSRCAYKSHGYTFFDDNIYYPERLAELNASEELISVVAVTKENKFMGHAALHYPRVGARIAELTFAFVNMEYRGQGCLTRLTDQLFSMEKKYPLTGVYVNSVTNHLFTQKVVVKYGINDCGVYLAASPGSWVFKGISGASKQRLSVALSFKYLQPPHRLTLYLPQAHRPMLEKLFANIGAVHSFRVPDPEQARIAEEKAAVRTDVYASESCAEIWIERYGQDAVRQVRASLHDLCRRQLGAVYLYLDLADPAAYFLAPEFEKLGFFFSGILPETEIGDTLILQYLNNVQLDYGQVQLLTDMGKSLLDYIKAKDPNLVPS; encoded by the coding sequence ATGGCTCGACTCGATTCCTTGAAGCTCACCATCCCCAACGACCTCGGCTACCTCGACCTCGTCCTGGCCTTCGTGCGCAAGGCCGCCGAGAAGTTCGGGTTCCAGGAGCCCGCTTTGGGCGAGATCGAGCTCGCGGCCGAGGAGGCTGTGGCCAACGTCATCAAGCACGCTTTCGAGGCCGCAGAGCAGGCCGACTTCGACATCATCGCCGAGCGCGCCCCCCTGGGGCTGCGGCTCATCATCAAGGACCGCGGCCTGCCCTTCGACCCCTCCCTCCTCAAGGACTACGACCCCAAGCAGGCTCTTCAGAAGGACACCGCCGGGCTGGGCATGCACCTCATGAAGAAGGTCATGGACGAGGTCTCCTTCGTGAACCTGGGCTGCGAAGGCAAGGAGCTGCACCTGGTCAAGCGCCTGCCCCAGAAGAGCATCGAGGAGTATTTCCCGGGCCAGAAGCTGGAGGAGGAGGCGGGGCCCCCGGCCGCCAAGGTCATCCAGGAGAAGATTCCCTACGACGTGCGCCGCATGCGCCGGGAGGAGGCCATCGAGGTCTCCCGCTGCGCCTACAAGTCGCACGGCTACACCTTCTTCGACGACAACATCTACTACCCCGAGCGCCTGGCCGAGCTCAACGCCAGCGAGGAGCTCATTTCCGTGGTCGCGGTCACCAAGGAGAACAAGTTCATGGGCCACGCCGCCCTGCACTACCCCCGCGTAGGGGCGCGCATCGCGGAGCTCACCTTCGCCTTCGTCAACATGGAGTACCGCGGCCAGGGCTGCCTGACCCGCCTGACCGACCAGCTGTTCTCCATGGAGAAGAAGTACCCTCTGACCGGCGTCTACGTCAACTCCGTGACCAACCACCTGTTCACGCAGAAAGTGGTGGTCAAGTACGGCATCAACGACTGCGGGGTCTACCTCGCGGCCAGCCCGGGTTCCTGGGTGTTCAAGGGCATCTCCGGGGCGAGCAAGCAGCGCCTCAGCGTGGCCCTCAGCTTCAAGTACCTCCAGCCCCCGCACCGCCTGACCCTCTACCTGCCCCAGGCGCACCGCCCCATGCTGGAGAAGCTCTTCGCCAACATCGGGGCCGTGCACAGCTTCCGGGTCCCGGATCCCGAGCAGGCCCGCATCGCCGAGGAGAAGGCGGCCGTGCGCACCGACGTGTACGCCTCGGAGAGCTGCGCCGAGATCTGGATCGAGCGCTACGGCCAGGATGCGGTCCGGCAGGTCCGGGCTTCCCTGCACGACCTCTGCAGGCGCCAGCTCGGCGCCGTCTACCTCTACCTCGACCTCGCGGACCCTGCGGCCTATTTCCTGGCCCCGGAGTTCGAGAAGCTGGGTTTCTTCTTCTCCGGGATCCTGCCCGAGACGGAGATCGGCGACACCTTGATCCTGCAGTATCTCAACAACGTCCAGCTCGACTACGGGCAGGTCCAACTGCTCACCGACATGGGCAAGAGCCTCCTGGACTATATCAAGGCCAAAGACCCCAACCTGGTCCCATCCTGA